TGACCTGGAGAAAACACTTGATCCACAGAAATCTTTTTACCTAGTATACTGACTGTGTAGTCTATTACTTCATCTACAGATTTTCCTCCACCAATTCTTATCTCAATTATATCGGGTTTCTTCTTACTTAATCCTCCAGTATATTTAGGCATTGATGCTGCTATAACGCTAACTTCAGCTATCTTGTCAATATTCTCCTTAATAATCTGCAACCTGCTATCTACATCTCTTGTTGGTCTGTATGTGGAGACTTTGCGCCATATCTCCAACTCTTCAGGGACCTCAACCCATATATCTGTAAATACAGATAGCCCGCCGATACCATTATACTTGTAAGTTCTTAGAGCTATAGGCATCATAGGAGGCGTTTCAATAATAGTTACAGGTACTATGATCTCTTTTCCTTCAGTAATACTACCAGGTCTATCATCTACGATAATTGCGTGAGTCATACCTACCTTATAACCTAGAAACCCCAGAGGTCTATATGATGATAGAGCTACATTAGGCCAGTTTCTGACTCTAGGCACAATTCTACTGGCTCTTTTACGTGGCCTCACTCCTAGACTACCGCGCTTAGGTGCACTAGTCTTTCTATGCGCCATGTATTACTCACACCATAACCTACTTACAATATTATTGTATCGGAACCTTAGACACGACACACTTGCTATTAGCTGGATTTTTTAGCTTTTTTCTTCTGTTGCTCACTAGGCTTTGAGGCACTTGATTGCGCCACAGTTTCTTTCACAATAAATAGGGTTGTTTTCTGGCGACCACCCATAAGCATCAACCTTTTGTAGCAAGTTTCTAGTAACAAGAACGATTTATAAGCTCTAGGTATTTTATAACTCAACCTCTACATTAATTCGTAGGAATCATAAAGTTGCTATTTTCGACTCCATTACATAATATCCTTATACGAATATCATGATACGACTTCGAAAGACCTTCAAGATCTTTGAGCCTATGCTAGCACTAACACTATATAACTGAGCAGTCTGTTAACAATACTTATAAACCCTTACTATATCTAGACAACAATCATAAACAAAGGCAAAGATCTTGCATAGATTCGTTAAGTGATGGATAATGGATAATGATATCAATATACTACTGGTTTCAGCTTCACCAAGAAGATACGGGGCTGTAGGTTTTGTCGAGAAATTCATTATTGAGTTAGGAAAAGAGGTGGAAAAAATAAATATTAATGCTATAAATGTTTACGAATACAACATACAGCCATGTTTAGGTTGCGTATCTGATGATATTAAATTCTGTGTACTTCCATGTATCATAGATGATGATATGAGGAACCTATACAATATCGTATTGAAGAGTGATGGATTTATATTTGTAACACCTATCTATTGGTACAATGTTCCGGGACCACTAAAAAACTTTATAGACAGACTAACGGTTCTAGAAAACGCTATATTCATTGAAGGACGCAGCAAAGTAGAGGGTAAGGTAGCGGGATTCATAGCCGTAGGTAATGATACTGGCGCCTTAGCCGTAATACAGAATCTTATGGCAATAATGAATAGTTTCGGTATCACAATACCACCCTGGGCTCTAGCTTACCATGAATCAGAAGAAGATCCTGTGTATAATGAAAAATTTGTACTTGATATAGCTAATGTCTTAAGATGTGTTGTCCTTATGGTGAAACTCCTAAAAGGAAAAATATATCATGTAGAATACTGGTATAGAGCTGACACTGATTACATCTCTACTACAATGAAAATAGCTAGAAGAGTTTAT
This sequence is a window from Ignisphaera sp.. Protein-coding genes within it:
- a CDS encoding 50S ribosomal protein L3 encodes the protein MAHRKTSAPKRGSLGVRPRKRASRIVPRVRNWPNVALSSYRPLGFLGYKVGMTHAIIVDDRPGSITEGKEIIVPVTIIETPPMMPIALRTYKYNGIGGLSVFTDIWVEVPEELEIWRKVSTYRPTRDVDSRLQIIKENIDKIAEVSVIAASMPKYTGGLSKKKPDIIEIRIGGGKSVDEVIDYTVSILGKKISVDQVFSPGQFIDVIGVAKGKGFQGVIKRFHVKELPKWHKHRKGSRRVGSRSPAEGAMSAVPQPGQMGFHRRTEYNKRILAIGNDGYSVTPSGGFPHYGIVRSAYVVVQGSIMGSPKRPIILRWPIRPPKWLPQGPPTIKYISLESKIAG
- a CDS encoding flavodoxin family protein, producing the protein MDNDINILLVSASPRRYGAVGFVEKFIIELGKEVEKININAINVYEYNIQPCLGCVSDDIKFCVLPCIIDDDMRNLYNIVLKSDGFIFVTPIYWYNVPGPLKNFIDRLTVLENAIFIEGRSKVEGKVAGFIAVGNDTGALAVIQNLMAIMNSFGITIPPWALAYHESEEDPVYNEKFVLDIANVLRCVVLMVKLLKGKIYHVEYWYRADTDYISTTMKIARRVYDMLLDEIN